The DNA segment TTTTGGTCATCATTGCGGTGTACGTGGCGTCGTTTATCGTGGAGCCTGGAGCCTACGAACGTCAGCTCGTCAATGGCCGTACCTTGGTTATTCCAGGAAGCTATCATCCCGTCGACAAGGCGGCGGTTTCCTGGCTCGACGTTTTTCGCTCCCTACCCAATGGCTTGATCGGGTCGTCGTCCATCGTTTTCTTGATCCTGATTATCGGAGGGGCCATTGAGATTTTCAATAAAACGGGCACCATCTCGGCGGGTGTCGGCAAATTGGTGAGCTATTCAAAAGAACACGAGGGTAGCAGCCTGATCATGCTCGGGGTGTTGTACGCGTTTTTCGCCGTTTTGGGCGGTTTTTTGGGTTTTGCCGAGAACGCCATTCCCTTCGTGCCCCTGGTGGTTCCTCTTGTACTAGCCTTGGGCTACGACGCCATGACCGCCGTAGGCGTGGTCTTTTTGGGATGCCTGGTCGGATTCGCTGTGGGACCCACTAACGTGTATACGGTTGGAGTCGCTCACGGGGTGGCGGAGCTGCCGATGTTTTCAGGGTTCGAGTTCCGCTTTGTCGCCTACGTGGTCTTCTGCTTGGCGGGCATGCTTCACCTGTTGCTATACGCCAGAAGGGTGCATAAGGATCCGTCTCGTTCGTACATGGCGGGTATCGACGACTCGGATCTGCGGGTCAATTACACGGGAGAAGGGACGCAAAAACTCGAAGGTGCTCATATCTGTTCCTTGATTGTTCTTTTGGCGTCATTTGTGGTTACCATATTTGGAATGCGCCAATGGAACTGGGGTATTAATGATATGAGCGCGGTTTTTTTCGTGGCAGGGATCCTTGCGGGGATTTTGGGTCGCGTGCCGATAGACGATTTCGTTTCAACGTTTTTGACTGGGGCCAAAGGTGCGATGGGCGGCGCGATGGTGGTGGGCGTAGCCCGAGGTATTCAATGGATGCTCGATAAAACCGCTCTGCTTGACCCCACCATCAACACGCTTGCCGTTTACCTCGAAGGGCTTTCTCCTTTCGGGTCCGCGGTGGCGGTTTTTGTCGTGATCCTTTTCATGGACGGAATTATTTCCTCCGGCAGCGGCAAAGCAATGGCGGTGATGCCCATCATTATCCCTTTGTGCGACATGGTGGGGGTTACGCGTCAGACAGCCACTCTGGCTTACCAGTTTGGTGACGGTATCGCAAACATGGGTTGGTTCACCTTTGGTACCCTCTATATCTTCCTGTCCTATGGGAAAATCCCCTTGGGGAAATGGTATCGGTTTTTCTGGCCTTTGATGGTGGTGATGTTCATCCTATCCATCATTTTCCTGTACATCGCCGTCCAGATCGGCTATTGAAAAACAGAAATAGGAATATCGACGCGCCCAAAACACCCCAGTAAGGGGCAAGCAGTAAAAACAAGGGCGATCTACGCAATACAGATCGTCCTTTTGGATTTTCCTGGAACATCCTCTGTATAATCTCTATCAAGAAATGGAGTCCCATGTCACGGAAAGTTTTCTGATGCGATTTGCCTGGAAACCCATCGTGAAAAAGCGCGATAAAATAGGGATTCGGTTGATTTATAGCCATTGGCAAATCATCAAACAGCTCACAGAAAAGCTCGTTGACAGGAAAATGATTCGATGATAGATTGATGATAGATTAAAGAAAATAAATCATTTTCGTTCAAAAAATCATGGTTATATCTATATCTATATCTATATCTATATCTATATCTATATCTATATCTAGACGCTTCTCAAGTTCGATACATTATGGGAGCAGATGTTGAGACAATGTCCTGTTTGATGGGAATAGACGTGGGAACTCAGAGTGTACGCGCCATGATCATCGCGGCAGAGGGCAAAGTGGCCGCGATAGAGGGGGAGCCCTACAATATATTGATACCCAGGCCGGGTTTCGCGGAACAAGACCCCGATGTATGGTACGTCAAAACCGTCGATGTCATCCGGCGGGCTTTGCGCTCGTTGGGGCATACCCCGGAAGAAATCGCCGCTATTGGCTTTTCCGGCCAGATGCACGGCCTTGTGTGCGTCGACGAGAAAGGGCGCCCGCTCCGCGATGCTATTCTTTGGCTTGACCAAAGAGCGAGAGAGGCCATCTCTCGAATATACGATCTGTGCGGGAGCGACTTTGTGGCGCGACAGATACAGAATAGGATTTCCGCGGGCTTCCTGATCGGTTCTCTATATTGGTTGTCTTTGCACGAAACTCAACTGTACCGTCGTATTCATAAAGTCATGACGCCAAAGGATTACGTCAGATATAAGCTGACGGGTCGCGTCGCCACCGACTATTCTGACGCGGCAGGCACAGCGGCGTTCGACAACCTGAAACTGAAGTGGGCCAAACCCTTGATCGAAAAATTGGACCTGAACTTCGACCTGTTCCCCGAATGTCTCCCGTCGTCACAAATCGTGGGGCGCGTTACCCATGAGGCAGCGCTTCAGACGGGGTTATCGGAAAAAATATTGGTTGTCTGCGGCGGAGCCGACCAGTGTATGCAAAGCATCGGAAATGGAATCGTTGAAGAGGGAATTTTTGCCTGCAATATCGGAACAGCGGGGCAAGTTTCCACCTGTAGCGGAAAGCCTGTCTACGATAGGGAACTTCGCACAAATACGTTCTCTCATGTTCTGCCGGGACGATGGAACGTGATGGGAGCCTGCTTGGCTAGCGGGGTCTCACTTAAGTGGTTTGTAAAATCCATTCTTGGCGCGGAAAGTTTCTCCGCGTCCGACGACGAAGTGCAAAGAATCAGGCCTGGCAGCGATGGTCTGATTTTTTTACCGTATTTGGCCGGCGAACGCACTCCACACCTGGATGCCGCCGCCAGGGGGATGTTTTGCGGCCTGACGCTGGGACACGGGAAATATCATATGACCCGCGCCGTTATGGAAGGAGTCTGTTATTCTCTCAAGGACTGCATGGGTCTTCTGACCGGAATGGGGATGCGCTGCCAGCGCGTTATCGCATCGGGCGGAGGGGCGAACAGCGCGCTTTGGCTGCAAATGCAGGCGGATATTTTGGAACAAGCGATCTATAAAAGCAACGTCTCGGAACAGGCCTGTCTCGGCGCTGCCATCACCGCCGGAGTGGGCGGCGGCGTCTACGCCGATTTCCACGAAGCGTGTGAGCGGCTTGTGAGCTTCGATGATAAAGTATATTACCCGATTCCAGAAAACATCAAAATTTACAATGAATATTACAGGATTTTTCGCGATCTCTATGCGCGCAACAAAGAAAGTTTTCATGAATTAAGTCGTTTGTAGTGAATCAAATGTAGTGAATCAAAAAAAGCCTAAAGAGAGAATAGCTAAAAACAGGATAAGGTTGGAATAAGACATTATGGAAAAATCTACTGATCTGGTTTTGCGGAAAACGGCAAACGCGATACGGAAAAACGTACTACGCGGGGTGTTCAACGCCCAGTCGGGGCACATAGGAGGATCTTTTTCAGTCGCCGATGTCCTGGCGTATCTTTACTTTCGCGAATTGCGCATTGATCCCCAAAACCCCCAAGATCCAACGCGGGATCGTTTAGTGCTCTCCAAAGGCCATTGCGCTCCGGCGCTTTATTCCGCTCTGGCGTTGCGCGGGTTTTTTGATATCGGAGAAATGGAGCGCTATCGCCAAATGGGCAGTATGTTGCAGGGACATCCCGACAAAAACAAGGTCCCAGGAATCGACATGTCCTCCGGTTCTCTGGGTCAGGGTATCTCCGCCGCCGTTGGGATCGCGCTCAACGCGAAAATCGACAAAAGCGACTACAGGGTCTACGCTGTACTGGGAGACGGAGAACTCGAAGAAGGCCAAGTCTGGGAAAGCGCCATGTTTGCGGCCCGCTATAAACTGGACAATCTAACCGCGATCATCGACAATAACGGGCTTCAGATCGACGAAAAGGTCGAGGACGTGATGTCCGGTCATCCCATTGCGGACAGGTTCAAGGCTTTTGGATGGGTGGTTTTCGAGACGGACGGACATGATTTTGCCAGCCTGGAGAAAGTTTTCGAGGACTGTCGAAAGGCCGAAGGCATTCCTCACGCGGTCGTCGCGCACACCGTAAAGGGTCGCGGGGTGTCGTTTATGGAGAACAATCTGGAATGGCACGGTTCTCCGCCGAACGCTGAGCAGTACGAACTCGCCATGAGAGAGCTAGACGCTCTCCAGGCTACCCTGGAGGCGAACGGAATATGAAAAATATAGCGACGAGGCAGGCATACGGCGAAGCGCTCCGCGAGTTCGGAGCGGATCCGAAAATTATCGTGCTTGACGCGGATCTTTCAAAATCCACCAAAACAGACCTGTTCCATAAGGCATACCCCGATCGTTTTTTCGGCTGTGGAATTGCAGAAGCCAACATGGTGGGAGTGGCGGCTGGCCTGGCCTCCTGCGGTAAAACGGTTTTTGTCAGCTCCTTCGCTATGTTCGCCGCGTGCAGGCCCTTTGAGCAGATACGCAACTCGGTCTGTTATCCGCGCCTCAACGTCAAGATAGGCGCGACTCACGCGGGAATCTCCGTTGGGCAGGACGGCGCCACACACCAGAGCTTGGAAGACATTGCTGTCATGAGGACGCTGCCCGAAATGACGGTCATCAACCCGACGGACGCCGTGGAGACTCGTTGGGCGGTCAAAGCCGCCATCGATCATGATGGGCCGGTCTATCTCCGCCTCGGCAGAGACGCGGTTCCGGTGATCAACGACGCCGAAGACTATGTTTTTCAACTGGGCAAGGGCGTGGAGCTGGCACCGGGGAACGACATCACAATCATCGGTACAGGAGGGATGCTCTTCAGGGCACTGGAGGCACGGAGCATTCTGGAGCGCGAAAACATCTATTGCAGAGTCGTGAATATCCACACCATCAAGCCAATTGACGAGGATATGATCTTCAGAGCCGCCAGGGAAACGAGAGGCATTGTGACGGCGGAGGAACACACGGTGATAGGCGGACTAGGTAGCGCGGTGAGTGAAGTCGTCGCAAAATCCTGTCCCGTGCCGATGGAATTTATCGGGATGCCGGACTGTTTTGGGGTATCCGGAAAATCGGAGGAGCTTTTCACCCATTTCGGCATGACGGCGCGGGATATCGCAGACGCGGCACGCCGGCTCGTGAAGAGGGGATAAAAAGAATGGTAAAAAAAGTGGAGCTGACTCAAAAACAACTAGCGAAGATGATAGATCACACGCTGCTCAAAGCGACCGCCACGCCGGCGCAAATCGAAGCGGTCTGTCAGGAAGCCCTAGCCATCGGGGCGGCGTCCGTTTGTATCAATCCGGTCAACGTTCGCCAGGCCGCCGAAATCCTGAAAGGAAGCGACGTGAAAGTATGCACGGTCATCGGTTTC comes from the Synergistaceae bacterium genome and includes:
- a CDS encoding TRAP transporter large permease subunit, whose amino-acid sequence is MSGETVTKKRGFDLNPFFILFLVIIAVYVASFIVEPGAYERQLVNGRTLVIPGSYHPVDKAAVSWLDVFRSLPNGLIGSSSIVFLILIIGGAIEIFNKTGTISAGVGKLVSYSKEHEGSSLIMLGVLYAFFAVLGGFLGFAENAIPFVPLVVPLVLALGYDAMTAVGVVFLGCLVGFAVGPTNVYTVGVAHGVAELPMFSGFEFRFVAYVVFCLAGMLHLLLYARRVHKDPSRSYMAGIDDSDLRVNYTGEGTQKLEGAHICSLIVLLASFVVTIFGMRQWNWGINDMSAVFFVAGILAGILGRVPIDDFVSTFLTGAKGAMGGAMVVGVARGIQWMLDKTALLDPTINTLAVYLEGLSPFGSAVAVFVVILFMDGIISSGSGKAMAVMPIIIPLCDMVGVTRQTATLAYQFGDGIANMGWFTFGTLYIFLSYGKIPLGKWYRFFWPLMVVMFILSIIFLYIAVQIGY
- the xylB gene encoding xylulokinase — protein: MSCLMGIDVGTQSVRAMIIAAEGKVAAIEGEPYNILIPRPGFAEQDPDVWYVKTVDVIRRALRSLGHTPEEIAAIGFSGQMHGLVCVDEKGRPLRDAILWLDQRAREAISRIYDLCGSDFVARQIQNRISAGFLIGSLYWLSLHETQLYRRIHKVMTPKDYVRYKLTGRVATDYSDAAGTAAFDNLKLKWAKPLIEKLDLNFDLFPECLPSSQIVGRVTHEAALQTGLSEKILVVCGGADQCMQSIGNGIVEEGIFACNIGTAGQVSTCSGKPVYDRELRTNTFSHVLPGRWNVMGACLASGVSLKWFVKSILGAESFSASDDEVQRIRPGSDGLIFLPYLAGERTPHLDAAARGMFCGLTLGHGKYHMTRAVMEGVCYSLKDCMGLLTGMGMRCQRVIASGGGANSALWLQMQADILEQAIYKSNVSEQACLGAAITAGVGGGVYADFHEACERLVSFDDKVYYPIPENIKIYNEYYRIFRDLYARNKESFHELSRL
- a CDS encoding transketolase: MEKSTDLVLRKTANAIRKNVLRGVFNAQSGHIGGSFSVADVLAYLYFRELRIDPQNPQDPTRDRLVLSKGHCAPALYSALALRGFFDIGEMERYRQMGSMLQGHPDKNKVPGIDMSSGSLGQGISAAVGIALNAKIDKSDYRVYAVLGDGELEEGQVWESAMFAARYKLDNLTAIIDNNGLQIDEKVEDVMSGHPIADRFKAFGWVVFETDGHDFASLEKVFEDCRKAEGIPHAVVAHTVKGRGVSFMENNLEWHGSPPNAEQYELAMRELDALQATLEANGI
- a CDS encoding transketolase family protein, which gives rise to MKNIATRQAYGEALREFGADPKIIVLDADLSKSTKTDLFHKAYPDRFFGCGIAEANMVGVAAGLASCGKTVFVSSFAMFAACRPFEQIRNSVCYPRLNVKIGATHAGISVGQDGATHQSLEDIAVMRTLPEMTVINPTDAVETRWAVKAAIDHDGPVYLRLGRDAVPVINDAEDYVFQLGKGVELAPGNDITIIGTGGMLFRALEARSILERENIYCRVVNIHTIKPIDEDMIFRAARETRGIVTAEEHTVIGGLGSAVSEVVAKSCPVPMEFIGMPDCFGVSGKSEELFTHFGMTARDIADAARRLVKRG